One window of the Triticum dicoccoides isolate Atlit2015 ecotype Zavitan chromosome 3B, WEW_v2.0, whole genome shotgun sequence genome contains the following:
- the LOC119278946 gene encoding disease resistance protein RGA5-like isoform X1: MGDGIVLERILSGSEKPTNLALALLQEITENFSEMRKIGEGGFGVVYKGVLHSRIVAVKRIIMSEHTINDRLFDREVKSLMKIISHRNVVRFLGFCSNTHREAIKEAGSTELVMAQIRERLLCFEYISNGSLDKHITDELRGLKWSIRYEIIKGICHGLHYLHEENNIIHMDLKPSNIMINDDMVPKITDFGLSRLDKHTHTSGARFITQGYCAPEYVNGGKTSKKADMYSLGVIITELVTGCRGDPNNVNVLRRWIHRWDKSPKDTVLSQYQQVTKCLKIAAHCRKKEPSNRPFILDIICILNETEENMNEHIDQIHLYSDDMLGIMPLELRFPFELHKSISSIVELINKTKGYYAFNIDTPSRQYCTQPNKGIVSPQSKFAIQITMQARENTPHGMPYTDVFLVQSTKVNREVKAEDITEHMFIIEPDGLDEVNLTVVVYDPEEPRGDMKIRDDTKKKKNKIVEYAFSEIKPNINATHQEEAVPMGNNSISYKDTRRQFPKQLECLSFHTTPSILGNQHSNMSNRIVDLATGAMGSLRHKLGDLLNKEYNLEISVKIDIESLSEELREMQLALCKVSEVHRDYLDDKVKRWADSVREMSYDIEDVVDGFLVHIGHASDMGLFMGLMHRMFNLFTWGKTHNPIEDAIKDIKKQVQVVADRRERCKVDEVMANVADTITFDPRILAIYKDPKELVGIKEPRNKLIRWLSNKDGDGNVSKPQLKIVSIVGFGGLGKTTLAKAVYDELQSQFQHRAFVSVGRNPNVKKLFEHILDKFGYGSKEAKLNEMQLIDKMRRLLQNDRYFIVIDDIWDSPTWNVIKCAFTKDDCGSIVVTTTRIHNVAHDCCRHSKGYVHEMEPLSPQDSRKLLVSRIFGSKEAHPYVPDDISSDILKKCGGLPLAIISIASLLVHNPRSRWDSVRNSLVSVFDGNHDDLKNMEQVLDLSYTHLSYHLKTCLLDIGKYLEDSEIKKEDLLRQWTAQGFVSKTRLRDAEDVAEDYFYKLINMSMIQPVEIDYNDEVLSCRVHDIMLDLIRSKAAEENFNLVIDGPEVVTGEQRRVRRVSIQYNGEDDGGILAAINGSLSHVRSVLLLRGSLVHSFLVLKFIRVLYIIDWRCERLDLTDIRWLFLLRYLKICVRKDLIIPSKIGELQQLETIEIKGRTFLPSDIVTLPRLSHLSYSNHVLLPDEIGRLKSLHTLRGVDFIQSSVENIKGLGELTNLRELEMAWKFVKGAVNMRVDALCSSIGKLSCSLRSLSIGSKCLQDLWVDGWSSTLTPPRRLHKLDLYRCEFQKIPQWIAQLHELDSLTLSVREAADGVSIVAGLPSLAYLRLYIRSVDKREERVIISGREFRALKHMNLECPYLSLVFQVGALPKLETLLMRCRYHISAEFVPVGIENLPSGTLREIRLVVADCFGGHGDDDNGDYNDKAAVRSQLMRSFWPHHPSANITIEFLSEFRL; this comes from the exons ATGGGGGATGGAATTGTCCTGGAGCGCATACTCTCCGGATCTGAGAAACCAACCAATCTGGCATTAGCACTTTTACAGGAGATTACAGAAAATTTCTCTGAAATGAGAAAAATTGGCGAGGGCGGATTTGGGGTGGTTTACAAG GGTGTGCTCCACAGTAGGATTGTTGCCGTGAAGAGGATAATTATGAGTGAACACACAATCAACGACAGGTTATTTGATCGTGAGGTTAAAAGCTTGATGAAGATTATTAGCCATCGAAATGTAGTCCGCTTTCTTGGCTTTTGTTCAAATACACATCGTGAAGCGATAAAAGAGGCAGGATCAACAGAATTGGTTATGGCCCAGATAAGAGAAAGATTACTTTGTTTTGAGTATATCAGCAATGGAAGCCTTGATAAACATATTACAG ATGAATTAAGAGGACTTAAATGGAGTATACGGTATGAAATAATTAAAGGAATTTGTCATGGTTTGCATTACCTTCACGAGGAAAATAATATTATCCATATGGACCTCAAACCTAGCAATATAATGATAAATGATGATATGGTGCCAAAGATAACAGATTTTGGTCTATCAAGACTTGataaacacacacacaccagtGGTGCCCGTTTTATAACACA GGGATACTGTGCTCCAGAATACGTGAATGGTGGCAAGACGTCAAAAAAGGCTGACATGTATAGTTTGGGTGTTATAATCACGGAACTGGTAACGGGATGTAGGGGTGATCCAAATAATGTTAAT GTGCTTCGAAGGTGGATACACAGGTGGGATAAATCACCGAAAGATACGGTGCTGTCCCAATACCAGCAAGTAACTAAATGTTTGAAAATTGCGGCACACTGCAGGAAAAAAGAACCATCAAATAGACCTTTTATATTGGATATAATTTGTATTCTCAATGAAACTGAAGAAAACATGAATGAGCACATTGACCAG ATACACCTTTACTCGGATGACATGCTTGGAATTATGCCGCTCGAACTACGGTTTCCTTTTGAGCTTCATAAGTCAATATCATCCATAGTTGAGCTAATCAACAAGACAAAAGGTTACTACGCCTTCAACATCGATACGCCAAGCCGACAATACTGCACACAACCAAACAAAGGCATTGTGTCACCACAATCCAAGTTTGCTATCCAAATAACAATGCAAGCACGGGAGAATACACCACACGGTATGCCATACACCGACGTGTTTCTTGTGCAGAGCACAAAAGTCAACAGGGAGGTCAAAGCCGAGGATATCACTGAACACATGTTCATTATAGAGCCGGATGGACTAGATGAGGTGAATTTGACGGTTGTGGTATATGATCCCGAGGAACCTAGGGGAGATATGAAGATTCGAGATGACACCAAG aagaaaaagaataagatTGTTGAGTATGCTTTTAGCGAGATCAAACCCAACATCAATGCAACTCATCAAGAAGAGGCAGTTCCGATG GGCAACAATTCTATTAGCTACAAAGATACACGACGACAATTTCCCAAGCAACTAGAGTGCCTTAGCTTCCACACAACTCCAAGTATTTTGGGCAACCAACACAGCAATATGAGCAACAGAATTGTGGATCTTGCAACCGGGGCCATGGGCAGCCTGCGCCACAAGCTTGGCGATCTCCTCAACAAAGAGTACAATCTAGAGATAAGCGTGAAGATAGACATAGAGTCTTTATCAGAAGAGCTGAGGGAGATGCAGCTAGCCTTGTGCAAGGTGTCGGAGGTACATCGGGACTACCTCGATGACAAGGTCAAGCGCTGGGCTGACAGTGTCAGGGAGATGTCATATGACATTGAGGATGTTGTTGATGGATTCCTGGTACACATTGGGCATGCCTCTGACATGGGCCTCTTCATGGGGCTCATGCATAGGATGTTCAACCTCTTCACGTGGGGCAAGACTCACAATCCGATTGAAGACGCTATCAAAGACATCAAGAAACAAGTTCAGGTTGTGGCTGATAGACGTGAAAGATGCAAGGTTGATGAAGTCATGGCTAATGTAGCTGACACTATTACCTTTGATCCTCGCATTTTGGCTATATACAAAGATCCAAAGGAGCTCGTTGGCATCAAAGAGCCAAGAAACAAGCTAATCAGGTGGCTCTCTAATAAGGATGGGGATGGGAATGTCTCAAAACCGCAACTCAAGATAGTTTCGATCGTCGGATTTGGAGGATTGGGCAAGACAACACTTGCCAAGGCAGTGTATGACGAGCTTCAATCCCAATTCCAACATAGAGCTTTTGTTTCAGTGGGTCGGAATCCTAATGTGAAGAAACTTTTTGAGCATATTCTAGATAAATTTGGCTATGGTTCCAAGGAAGCAAAGTTAAACGAAATGCAGCTCATCGACAAAATGCGAAGATTGCTTCAGAACGACAG GTACTTCATAGTAATCGATGATATATGGGATTCCCCGACGTGGAATGTTATTAAATGTGCTTTTACAAAAGACGATTGTGGCAGTATTGTGGTAACAACTACCAGGATTCACAATGTTGCACATGACTGTTGCAGACATAGCAAAGGATATGTTCATGAGATGGAACCACTAAGTCCCCAAGACTCAAGAAAACTACTTGTTAGTAGAATATTTGGTTCCAAAGAAGCTCATCCTTATGTACCAGATGATATTTCAAGTGATATTCTGAAAAAATGTGGTGGCTTGCCACTTGCTATTATCAGTATAGCAAGCCTTCTGGTTCATAACCCAAGGTCAAGATGGGATTCTGTAAGGAATTCTTTGGTGTCCGTGTttgatggaaatcatgatgatcTTAAAAATATGGAGCAAGTATTGGATCTTAGCTACACGCATCTATCTTACCATCTTAAGACATGCCTGCTTGATATTGGTAAGTATCTAGAGGATAGCGAGATAAAAAAAGAGGATTTGTTGAGGCAGTGGACAGCTCAAGGCTTTGTGAGTAAAACTCGTCTGCGTGATGCAGAGGATGTCGCAGAAGACTACTTCTATAAGCTCATCAACATGAGCATGATCCAACCCGTGGAGATAGACTACAATGATGAGGTGTTGTCTTGCAGAGTACATGATATAATGCTTGATCTCATTAGATCCAAGGCTGCTGAAGAGAATTTTAATCTTGTTATTGATGGGCCAGAAGTTGTGACAGGAGAACAAAGAAGGGTCCGTCGAGTCTCCATTCAGTACAATGGTGAAGACGATGGCGGAATACTGGCAGCAATCAATGGGTCACTATCACATGTCCGGTCAGTCTTACTTTTAAGAGGGTCTCTTGTGCATTCTTTTCTGGTGCTGAAGTTTATCCGAGTTCTTTACATTATAGATTGGAGATGTGAGAGACTAGATCTCACCGATATTCGTTGGTTGTTTCTACTAAGATATCTGAAGATTTGTGTCAGGAAAGATTTGATCATACCTAGTAAAATTGGGGAGTTGCAGCAATTGGAGACAATAGAAATTAAAGGGCGAACATTTCTTCCATCAGATATTGTTACTTTGCCTCGGTTGTCACATCTCAGTTATTCAAATCATGTGTTGTTGCCTGACGAAATCGGAAGGTTGAAATCTCTTCACACCTTGCGAGGTGTTGATTTCATTCAAAGCTCGGTAGAAAATATCAAGGGCCTTGGTGAGCTGACAAACTTAAGGGAACTTGAGATGGCTTGGAAATTTGTTAAGGGAGCGGTCAACATGCGTGTTGATGCCTTGTGCTCTTCCATTGGAAAGCTTTCTTGCAGTCTCAGGAGCCTTAGTATTGGGTCCAAATGCCTTCAAGACCTATGGGTCGATGGCTGGAGCAGCACACTAACCCCACCTCGTCGTCTTCATAAGCTTGATCTGTATAGATGTGAATTCCAAAAAATCCCCCAATGGATTGCTCAGCTCCACGAGCTTGACAGTTTAACTCTTTCCGTCAGGGAGGCTGCTGATGGTGTCAGTATTGTTGCAGGGTTGCCTTCCCTTGCCTACCTAAGACTATATATACGTTCGGTTGACAAAAGGGAAGAAAGGGTAATCATCTCCGGCAGGGAATTCAGAGCACTCAAGCACATGAATTTGGAATGTCCATATCTGTCGCTGGTCTTCCAAGTGGGGGCTCTGCCCAAGCTAGAGACGCTTTTGATGCGATGCCGTTACCACATTTCTGCCGAATTCGTACCGGTTGGCATTGAGAACTTGCCATCTGGCACTCTTCGTGAGATTCGTTTAGTGGTGGCTGATTGTTTTGGAGGTCATGGTGACGACGATAACGGCGACTACAATGACAAAGCAGCTGTGAGGTCGCAGTTGATGAGATCATTTTGGCCACATCATCCTTCTGCTAACATCACCATTGAATTTCTTTCGGAGTTTAGGTTGTGA
- the LOC119278946 gene encoding disease resistance protein RGA5-like isoform X5, with protein MSEHTINDRLFDREVKSLMKIISHRNVVRFLGFCSNTHREAIKEAGSTELVMAQIRERLLCFEYISNGSLDKHITDELRGLKWSIRYEIIKGICHGLHYLHEENNIIHMDLKPSNIMINDDMVPKITDFGLSRLDKHTHTSGARFITQGYCAPEYVNGGKTSKKADMYSLGVIITELVTGCRGDPNNVNVLRRWIHRWDKSPKDTVLSQYQQVTKCLKIAAHCRKKEPSNRPFILDIICILNETEENMNEHIDQIHLYSDDMLGIMPLELRFPFELHKSISSIVELINKTKGYYAFNIDTPSRQYCTQPNKGIVSPQSKFAIQITMQARENTPHGMPYTDVFLVQSTKVNREVKAEDITEHMFIIEPDGLDEVNLTVVVYDPEEPRGDMKIRDDTKKKKNKIVEYAFSEIKPNINATHQEEAVPMGNNSISYKDTRRQFPKQLECLSFHTTPSILGNQHSNMSNRIVDLATGAMGSLRHKLGDLLNKEYNLEISVKIDIESLSEELREMQLALCKVSEVHRDYLDDKVKRWADSVREMSYDIEDVVDGFLVHIGHASDMGLFMGLMHRMFNLFTWGKTHNPIEDAIKDIKKQVQVVADRRERCKVDEVMANVADTITFDPRILAIYKDPKELVGIKEPRNKLIRWLSNKDGDGNVSKPQLKIVSIVGFGGLGKTTLAKAVYDELQSQFQHRAFVSVGRNPNVKKLFEHILDKFGYGSKEAKLNEMQLIDKMRRLLQNDRYFIVIDDIWDSPTWNVIKCAFTKDDCGSIVVTTTRIHNVAHDCCRHSKGYVHEMEPLSPQDSRKLLVSRIFGSKEAHPYVPDDISSDILKKCGGLPLAIISIASLLVHNPRSRWDSVRNSLVSVFDGNHDDLKNMEQVLDLSYTHLSYHLKTCLLDIGKYLEDSEIKKEDLLRQWTAQGFVSKTRLRDAEDVAEDYFYKLINMSMIQPVEIDYNDEVLSCRVHDIMLDLIRSKAAEENFNLVIDGPEVVTGEQRRVRRVSIQYNGEDDGGILAAINGSLSHVRSVLLLRGSLVHSFLVLKFIRVLYIIDWRCERLDLTDIRWLFLLRYLKICVRKDLIIPSKIGELQQLETIEIKGRTFLPSDIVTLPRLSHLSYSNHVLLPDEIGRLKSLHTLRGVDFIQSSVENIKGLGELTNLRELEMAWKFVKGAVNMRVDALCSSIGKLSCSLRSLSIGSKCLQDLWVDGWSSTLTPPRRLHKLDLYRCEFQKIPQWIAQLHELDSLTLSVREAADGVSIVAGLPSLAYLRLYIRSVDKREERVIISGREFRALKHMNLECPYLSLVFQVGALPKLETLLMRCRYHISAEFVPVGIENLPSGTLREIRLVVADCFGGHGDDDNGDYNDKAAVRSQLMRSFWPHHPSANITIEFLSEFRL; from the exons ATGAGTGAACACACAATCAACGACAGGTTATTTGATCGTGAGGTTAAAAGCTTGATGAAGATTATTAGCCATCGAAATGTAGTCCGCTTTCTTGGCTTTTGTTCAAATACACATCGTGAAGCGATAAAAGAGGCAGGATCAACAGAATTGGTTATGGCCCAGATAAGAGAAAGATTACTTTGTTTTGAGTATATCAGCAATGGAAGCCTTGATAAACATATTACAG ATGAATTAAGAGGACTTAAATGGAGTATACGGTATGAAATAATTAAAGGAATTTGTCATGGTTTGCATTACCTTCACGAGGAAAATAATATTATCCATATGGACCTCAAACCTAGCAATATAATGATAAATGATGATATGGTGCCAAAGATAACAGATTTTGGTCTATCAAGACTTGataaacacacacacaccagtGGTGCCCGTTTTATAACACA GGGATACTGTGCTCCAGAATACGTGAATGGTGGCAAGACGTCAAAAAAGGCTGACATGTATAGTTTGGGTGTTATAATCACGGAACTGGTAACGGGATGTAGGGGTGATCCAAATAATGTTAAT GTGCTTCGAAGGTGGATACACAGGTGGGATAAATCACCGAAAGATACGGTGCTGTCCCAATACCAGCAAGTAACTAAATGTTTGAAAATTGCGGCACACTGCAGGAAAAAAGAACCATCAAATAGACCTTTTATATTGGATATAATTTGTATTCTCAATGAAACTGAAGAAAACATGAATGAGCACATTGACCAG ATACACCTTTACTCGGATGACATGCTTGGAATTATGCCGCTCGAACTACGGTTTCCTTTTGAGCTTCATAAGTCAATATCATCCATAGTTGAGCTAATCAACAAGACAAAAGGTTACTACGCCTTCAACATCGATACGCCAAGCCGACAATACTGCACACAACCAAACAAAGGCATTGTGTCACCACAATCCAAGTTTGCTATCCAAATAACAATGCAAGCACGGGAGAATACACCACACGGTATGCCATACACCGACGTGTTTCTTGTGCAGAGCACAAAAGTCAACAGGGAGGTCAAAGCCGAGGATATCACTGAACACATGTTCATTATAGAGCCGGATGGACTAGATGAGGTGAATTTGACGGTTGTGGTATATGATCCCGAGGAACCTAGGGGAGATATGAAGATTCGAGATGACACCAAG aagaaaaagaataagatTGTTGAGTATGCTTTTAGCGAGATCAAACCCAACATCAATGCAACTCATCAAGAAGAGGCAGTTCCGATG GGCAACAATTCTATTAGCTACAAAGATACACGACGACAATTTCCCAAGCAACTAGAGTGCCTTAGCTTCCACACAACTCCAAGTATTTTGGGCAACCAACACAGCAATATGAGCAACAGAATTGTGGATCTTGCAACCGGGGCCATGGGCAGCCTGCGCCACAAGCTTGGCGATCTCCTCAACAAAGAGTACAATCTAGAGATAAGCGTGAAGATAGACATAGAGTCTTTATCAGAAGAGCTGAGGGAGATGCAGCTAGCCTTGTGCAAGGTGTCGGAGGTACATCGGGACTACCTCGATGACAAGGTCAAGCGCTGGGCTGACAGTGTCAGGGAGATGTCATATGACATTGAGGATGTTGTTGATGGATTCCTGGTACACATTGGGCATGCCTCTGACATGGGCCTCTTCATGGGGCTCATGCATAGGATGTTCAACCTCTTCACGTGGGGCAAGACTCACAATCCGATTGAAGACGCTATCAAAGACATCAAGAAACAAGTTCAGGTTGTGGCTGATAGACGTGAAAGATGCAAGGTTGATGAAGTCATGGCTAATGTAGCTGACACTATTACCTTTGATCCTCGCATTTTGGCTATATACAAAGATCCAAAGGAGCTCGTTGGCATCAAAGAGCCAAGAAACAAGCTAATCAGGTGGCTCTCTAATAAGGATGGGGATGGGAATGTCTCAAAACCGCAACTCAAGATAGTTTCGATCGTCGGATTTGGAGGATTGGGCAAGACAACACTTGCCAAGGCAGTGTATGACGAGCTTCAATCCCAATTCCAACATAGAGCTTTTGTTTCAGTGGGTCGGAATCCTAATGTGAAGAAACTTTTTGAGCATATTCTAGATAAATTTGGCTATGGTTCCAAGGAAGCAAAGTTAAACGAAATGCAGCTCATCGACAAAATGCGAAGATTGCTTCAGAACGACAG GTACTTCATAGTAATCGATGATATATGGGATTCCCCGACGTGGAATGTTATTAAATGTGCTTTTACAAAAGACGATTGTGGCAGTATTGTGGTAACAACTACCAGGATTCACAATGTTGCACATGACTGTTGCAGACATAGCAAAGGATATGTTCATGAGATGGAACCACTAAGTCCCCAAGACTCAAGAAAACTACTTGTTAGTAGAATATTTGGTTCCAAAGAAGCTCATCCTTATGTACCAGATGATATTTCAAGTGATATTCTGAAAAAATGTGGTGGCTTGCCACTTGCTATTATCAGTATAGCAAGCCTTCTGGTTCATAACCCAAGGTCAAGATGGGATTCTGTAAGGAATTCTTTGGTGTCCGTGTttgatggaaatcatgatgatcTTAAAAATATGGAGCAAGTATTGGATCTTAGCTACACGCATCTATCTTACCATCTTAAGACATGCCTGCTTGATATTGGTAAGTATCTAGAGGATAGCGAGATAAAAAAAGAGGATTTGTTGAGGCAGTGGACAGCTCAAGGCTTTGTGAGTAAAACTCGTCTGCGTGATGCAGAGGATGTCGCAGAAGACTACTTCTATAAGCTCATCAACATGAGCATGATCCAACCCGTGGAGATAGACTACAATGATGAGGTGTTGTCTTGCAGAGTACATGATATAATGCTTGATCTCATTAGATCCAAGGCTGCTGAAGAGAATTTTAATCTTGTTATTGATGGGCCAGAAGTTGTGACAGGAGAACAAAGAAGGGTCCGTCGAGTCTCCATTCAGTACAATGGTGAAGACGATGGCGGAATACTGGCAGCAATCAATGGGTCACTATCACATGTCCGGTCAGTCTTACTTTTAAGAGGGTCTCTTGTGCATTCTTTTCTGGTGCTGAAGTTTATCCGAGTTCTTTACATTATAGATTGGAGATGTGAGAGACTAGATCTCACCGATATTCGTTGGTTGTTTCTACTAAGATATCTGAAGATTTGTGTCAGGAAAGATTTGATCATACCTAGTAAAATTGGGGAGTTGCAGCAATTGGAGACAATAGAAATTAAAGGGCGAACATTTCTTCCATCAGATATTGTTACTTTGCCTCGGTTGTCACATCTCAGTTATTCAAATCATGTGTTGTTGCCTGACGAAATCGGAAGGTTGAAATCTCTTCACACCTTGCGAGGTGTTGATTTCATTCAAAGCTCGGTAGAAAATATCAAGGGCCTTGGTGAGCTGACAAACTTAAGGGAACTTGAGATGGCTTGGAAATTTGTTAAGGGAGCGGTCAACATGCGTGTTGATGCCTTGTGCTCTTCCATTGGAAAGCTTTCTTGCAGTCTCAGGAGCCTTAGTATTGGGTCCAAATGCCTTCAAGACCTATGGGTCGATGGCTGGAGCAGCACACTAACCCCACCTCGTCGTCTTCATAAGCTTGATCTGTATAGATGTGAATTCCAAAAAATCCCCCAATGGATTGCTCAGCTCCACGAGCTTGACAGTTTAACTCTTTCCGTCAGGGAGGCTGCTGATGGTGTCAGTATTGTTGCAGGGTTGCCTTCCCTTGCCTACCTAAGACTATATATACGTTCGGTTGACAAAAGGGAAGAAAGGGTAATCATCTCCGGCAGGGAATTCAGAGCACTCAAGCACATGAATTTGGAATGTCCATATCTGTCGCTGGTCTTCCAAGTGGGGGCTCTGCCCAAGCTAGAGACGCTTTTGATGCGATGCCGTTACCACATTTCTGCCGAATTCGTACCGGTTGGCATTGAGAACTTGCCATCTGGCACTCTTCGTGAGATTCGTTTAGTGGTGGCTGATTGTTTTGGAGGTCATGGTGACGACGATAACGGCGACTACAATGACAAAGCAGCTGTGAGGTCGCAGTTGATGAGATCATTTTGGCCACATCATCCTTCTGCTAACATCACCATTGAATTTCTTTCGGAGTTTAGGTTGTGA